A region of uncultured Anaeromusa sp. DNA encodes the following proteins:
- a CDS encoding replication-associated recombination protein A produces MDLFSLAEEKNTNRKPLAVRMRPQKLSELAGQEHLVGPDSFLRRMIQADTLPSLVLYGPSGTGKTTLAELIATTTGAVFERLNAVTAGTADLRKELAAAQERRQLYGKATILFVDEFHRFNKAQQDVLLPYVEDGRITLVGATTENPYFEINGPLLSRMRVLRLEPLTPKQLEALLKRALEDEERGLGKRRLQAESSLWNGITGLAGGDARTALNLLEQCAAMVEDEETLTLAVLEKVADEKLQRFDKNGDAHYDTVSAFIKSMRGSDPDAAVHYLARLLAAGEDLQFIARRIVICAAEDVGNADPQALVVAMAAAEAARFVGLPEARIPLAQAVVYIATAPKSNASYLAIDAALGDVRHQECGSVPLHLRDSHYRGAAQFGHGAEYRYSHDFPGHWVAQEYLPEPLQGRRYYEAAPGPEKARWDETKHHQGREPQ; encoded by the coding sequence TTGGATTTATTTTCATTAGCCGAGGAGAAAAACACGAACCGCAAACCACTAGCCGTGCGCATGCGCCCGCAAAAACTATCCGAACTGGCAGGGCAGGAACACCTTGTTGGCCCTGACTCCTTTCTGCGGCGTATGATTCAGGCGGATACGCTGCCCAGCCTAGTTTTATACGGTCCCTCTGGTACCGGAAAGACGACGTTGGCAGAACTGATTGCCACAACTACCGGAGCGGTTTTTGAACGCTTAAACGCCGTGACCGCAGGTACGGCAGATTTACGCAAAGAACTGGCAGCGGCGCAGGAACGACGCCAACTCTATGGCAAGGCTACGATTCTTTTTGTTGATGAGTTTCATCGCTTTAACAAAGCCCAACAAGATGTATTGCTGCCCTATGTCGAGGATGGGCGGATTACACTGGTTGGCGCTACGACGGAAAACCCTTATTTTGAAATTAATGGCCCTTTGCTCTCACGCATGCGGGTCCTGCGTCTGGAGCCATTGACGCCAAAACAACTGGAAGCTCTGCTTAAACGGGCCCTTGAAGATGAGGAGCGAGGCCTGGGCAAGCGGCGGTTGCAGGCGGAATCTTCCCTTTGGAACGGTATTACCGGCTTAGCCGGCGGCGACGCACGTACCGCCTTAAATCTTCTAGAACAATGCGCCGCTATGGTAGAAGATGAGGAAACGCTGACCTTGGCGGTGTTAGAAAAAGTTGCCGACGAAAAGCTGCAGCGTTTTGACAAAAATGGCGACGCTCATTATGATACGGTATCCGCGTTTATTAAGAGTATGCGCGGCTCTGATCCAGATGCGGCAGTACATTATCTGGCCCGGCTGTTGGCGGCAGGGGAGGATTTGCAATTTATCGCGAGGCGCATCGTAATTTGTGCGGCTGAAGACGTGGGCAACGCTGATCCCCAAGCGTTGGTAGTGGCTATGGCGGCGGCTGAGGCGGCGCGTTTTGTAGGCTTGCCGGAAGCGCGCATTCCTTTGGCGCAGGCTGTCGTCTATATTGCGACGGCACCCAAGAGCAATGCCTCTTATCTGGCTATTGATGCGGCCTTAGGAGATGTGCGGCATCAAGAATGCGGCAGCGTTCCGCTGCATTTAAGAGACTCTCATTATCGCGGCGCTGCCCAATTCGGCCATGGTGCAGAGTATCGCTATAGTCACGATTTCCCCGGTCACTGGGTAGCTCAAGAGTACTTGCCAGAGCCGTTGCAAGGCCGTCGTTACTATGAGGCTGCCCCAGGGCCAGAAAAGGCGCGTTGGGATGAGACAAAACATCATCAAGGAAGGGAACCGCAGTGA
- the mnmA gene encoding tRNA 2-thiouridine(34) synthase MnmA — protein sequence MPNSKTKVVVAMSGGVDSSLTAALLVQEGYEVIGVTMQLWTEDVPVDDPNHRGCCSLSEVEDARSVAQTLGIPHYVMNFRDDFHHLVVEYFIREYTAGRTPNPCIACNRHIKFERLLTKAAALGADYVATGHYARVIKDEQSGRVLLCKGVDTTKDQSYVLYHLNQQTLRKFLFPLGGMEKTKTRELARQFNLVVANKPESQEICFIPDDDYKRFLREHAPQSLRPGDIVTQGGEVLGRHEGLPFYTIGQRKGLGIAATHPLYVVEIDAAHNRVVVGPHEAVYASELLADDLNWIAIDGLTAPLQVQAKIRYAAHEAPALVLPEANGMVRVKFEQPQRAITPGQSVVFYHGEKVVGGGVIRKVCL from the coding sequence GTGCCTAACTCAAAGACAAAAGTGGTTGTCGCCATGAGCGGCGGTGTAGATAGTTCTCTCACCGCCGCCCTTTTAGTGCAGGAAGGGTATGAAGTGATTGGCGTCACCATGCAATTATGGACCGAGGATGTTCCTGTTGATGACCCCAATCATCGCGGCTGCTGTTCTTTGTCTGAAGTGGAAGACGCGCGAAGCGTAGCCCAAACGTTGGGAATTCCGCATTATGTGATGAATTTCCGCGACGACTTTCATCATCTGGTGGTGGAGTACTTTATTCGCGAATATACGGCTGGACGCACGCCTAACCCCTGCATTGCCTGCAACCGCCATATCAAGTTTGAGCGCCTTTTGACCAAGGCGGCAGCCCTGGGGGCTGATTATGTGGCTACCGGTCATTACGCGCGCGTTATAAAGGACGAGCAATCTGGACGGGTGCTGTTGTGTAAGGGCGTGGATACGACCAAAGACCAATCGTATGTGTTGTATCATCTGAATCAGCAAACCTTGCGGAAATTTTTATTTCCCTTGGGTGGCATGGAAAAAACAAAAACAAGGGAATTGGCGAGGCAGTTTAATCTGGTAGTGGCGAATAAGCCGGAAAGCCAAGAAATCTGTTTTATTCCTGATGACGATTATAAGCGCTTTTTGCGCGAACATGCGCCGCAGTCGCTGAGGCCAGGAGATATCGTAACCCAAGGCGGGGAAGTTTTGGGTCGCCATGAAGGCCTGCCATTTTATACGATTGGCCAGCGCAAAGGGCTGGGTATTGCTGCGACGCATCCGTTGTATGTAGTAGAAATTGATGCGGCTCATAATCGCGTAGTCGTCGGACCGCACGAAGCAGTATATGCTTCAGAGCTGCTTGCAGATGATTTAAATTGGATTGCTATAGACGGCCTTACAGCGCCGCTGCAGGTGCAGGCGAAAATCCGTTACGCCGCCCACGAAGCGCCGGCACTTGTTTTGCCGGAAGCAAACGGTATGGTGAGGGTGAAGTTTGAACAACCGCAGCGAGCGATTACGCCAGGGCAATCGGTTGTTTTTTATCACGGTGAAAAAGTGGTTGGCGGTGGCGTCATCCGCAAAGTCTGTTTATAA
- the nifU gene encoding Fe-S cluster assembly scaffold protein NifU gives MYTEKVMDHFSNPRNVGEIPDADGVGEVGNAKCGDIMRIYLKVKDNVIEDVKFKTFGCGAAIATSSMVTEMVIGKTLEDALEISNQAVAEALGGLPPAKMHCSNLAADALHEAIKDYMSKQQKEA, from the coding sequence ATGTATACTGAAAAAGTAATGGATCACTTCAGCAATCCCCGCAATGTTGGTGAAATTCCCGATGCCGACGGAGTCGGCGAGGTCGGAAACGCCAAATGCGGCGATATTATGCGCATTTATTTGAAAGTCAAAGACAATGTCATTGAAGATGTAAAGTTTAAAACCTTTGGTTGCGGTGCCGCCATCGCTACCAGCAGCATGGTCACGGAAATGGTCATTGGCAAAACTCTGGAAGATGCTTTAGAGATTTCTAATCAAGCAGTAGCGGAAGCTCTGGGCGGCTTGCCGCCAGCTAAAATGCATTGTTCCAATTTGGCCGCCGATGCTCTGCACGAAGCCATTAAGGATTATATGAGCAAGCAGCAAAAGGAAGCTTAA
- a CDS encoding tRNA threonylcarbamoyladenosine dehydratase yields the protein MHRFSRTEMLIGSQGLHTLQNSAVSVFGVGGVGSFAVEALARAGIGRLTLIDHDVVSLTNLNRQLPALSSTIGQPKAAVLKERILDINPDCQVEVIQEAYGEAKGDWLQPERWDFIVDAIDSMDAKIDLLVRAHRLGIPIVSSMGAGNKLNPEAFHIVDIAKTHTCPMARNVRRLLKQAGITKGIPVVFSTEKPFAPADAEPEEAHLRRQVPGSISFVPSTAGLLLAGYVVRSLLRLA from the coding sequence ATGCATCGCTTTTCACGTACCGAAATGCTTATCGGTTCTCAAGGTCTACATACCTTGCAAAATTCCGCCGTGTCCGTCTTTGGTGTCGGCGGCGTTGGCTCTTTTGCAGTAGAAGCTTTAGCGCGAGCGGGTATTGGTCGACTGACTTTGATTGATCACGATGTGGTTAGTCTGACGAATTTGAATCGCCAACTTCCAGCTTTATCAAGCACCATAGGGCAGCCCAAAGCCGCCGTGCTGAAAGAGCGAATTTTGGACATCAATCCAGACTGTCAGGTAGAAGTTATTCAAGAAGCCTATGGAGAGGCAAAAGGAGACTGGTTGCAGCCTGAACGCTGGGATTTTATTGTGGATGCCATCGATTCGATGGACGCTAAAATTGACTTACTTGTTCGCGCTCATCGTCTGGGCATACCTATTGTATCGAGCATGGGCGCTGGCAATAAGCTAAATCCAGAGGCGTTTCACATTGTAGATATTGCTAAAACCCACACTTGCCCTATGGCCAGAAACGTCAGACGTCTTTTAAAACAAGCAGGAATCACCAAAGGAATTCCGGTGGTGTTCTCTACGGAAAAACCATTTGCACCGGCTGACGCTGAACCGGAAGAAGCGCATTTGCGCCGGCAAGTACCGGGAAGCATTTCCTTTGTTCCCTCTACGGCGGGACTGTTATTAGCCGGCTATGTAGTACGTTCCTTGCTGCGCTTAGCCTAG
- a CDS encoding Rrf2 family transcriptional regulator: MKLSTKGRYGVSAMYDLAVHYGQGPISLKNVAQRQEISEHYLEQLMGTLRKSGFVKSVRGAQGGYSLTKTPEEISVGDIIRVMEGPIAPVDCLLSGKEDNKYCTKACTCVTRGVWAKVGDSITQVLDSITLQDLCNQVENETGKPQL; the protein is encoded by the coding sequence GTGAAGCTATCAACCAAAGGACGTTATGGCGTATCCGCCATGTACGATTTAGCCGTTCATTACGGACAGGGACCCATTTCTTTAAAAAATGTTGCACAGCGTCAAGAAATCTCCGAACATTATCTGGAGCAGTTGATGGGGACTTTGCGCAAATCGGGCTTCGTCAAAAGCGTTCGCGGCGCACAAGGAGGCTATAGCTTGACCAAGACGCCAGAAGAAATATCAGTGGGTGACATTATCCGAGTGATGGAAGGGCCGATTGCTCCGGTAGACTGTCTGCTCTCAGGCAAAGAGGACAACAAATACTGCACTAAAGCTTGTACCTGCGTCACCCGCGGCGTATGGGCCAAAGTTGGCGACAGCATTACGCAGGTGTTGGATTCCATCACCTTGCAGGATTTATGCAACCAAGTAGAAAACGAGACAGGAAAACCGCAGCTTTAG
- the nifS gene encoding cysteine desulfurase NifS: MKQVYLDHSATTQALPEVAKLVSHYLTEDFGNASSVHAFGRTARQAVDEGRQQVAALINAQPGEIFFTSGGTESDNLAIKGIASANRKKGNHIITTAIEHHAILHPCEYLEKQGFQVTYLPVDEDGMIRLEDLQQAITPQTILISVMFANNEVGTIQPIREIGKIAREKGIIFHTDAVQATGNVPIDVVDMNIDLLTLSGHKLHGPKGIGALFIRRGVRIDAVQHGGGQERKLRPGTENVPGIAGLGKAAEVAKAEMADKVVRITALRERLMRGIEERIPEIKLNGHPTQRMPGNVNYSFRYVEGESLLLSLDMKGIAASSGSACTSGSLDPSHVLLAMGLSHEIAHGSLRLTLGRGTTEEDIDYVLEVLPPIIERLRSMSPLAANAGAMLASNPCQKCRS; this comes from the coding sequence ATGAAACAGGTATATTTGGATCATTCTGCAACAACACAGGCGCTGCCGGAAGTGGCAAAACTTGTAAGCCATTATTTAACCGAAGACTTCGGCAATGCATCCAGCGTACATGCTTTTGGTCGTACGGCGCGACAAGCTGTTGACGAAGGCCGCCAGCAAGTAGCTGCCCTAATCAACGCCCAGCCAGGAGAAATCTTCTTTACCAGCGGCGGTACAGAATCCGACAACTTGGCTATCAAAGGCATTGCTTCTGCTAACCGCAAAAAAGGAAATCATATCATTACTACAGCTATTGAACATCATGCAATTTTACATCCTTGTGAATATTTAGAGAAACAGGGTTTCCAGGTTACCTACTTGCCGGTAGATGAAGATGGCATGATCCGACTGGAAGACTTGCAGCAGGCCATTACGCCGCAAACCATCTTGATTAGTGTCATGTTTGCCAATAACGAAGTAGGCACTATTCAACCGATTCGTGAAATCGGTAAAATTGCTCGTGAAAAAGGTATTATTTTTCACACTGACGCAGTACAAGCTACCGGTAATGTGCCCATTGACGTTGTGGACATGAATATTGACCTACTGACCTTGTCCGGACACAAGCTCCACGGCCCCAAGGGCATCGGCGCTCTGTTTATCCGGCGCGGCGTCCGTATTGACGCAGTCCAGCACGGCGGCGGTCAGGAACGCAAATTGCGTCCCGGAACGGAAAACGTTCCCGGCATTGCCGGCTTAGGTAAAGCTGCTGAAGTGGCAAAAGCGGAAATGGCGGACAAGGTCGTTCGCATTACGGCTCTACGTGAGCGCTTGATGCGCGGTATTGAAGAGAGGATTCCTGAAATCAAACTGAACGGCCATCCGACACAGCGCATGCCTGGTAATGTTAATTATAGCTTCCGCTATGTCGAAGGAGAATCCTTGCTACTGAGCTTAGATATGAAAGGAATTGCTGCTTCGAGCGGGTCTGCTTGTACTTCCGGTTCGTTGGATCCTTCGCATGTGCTGTTAGCGATGGGGCTGAGTCACGAAATCGCTCATGGTTCGCTGCGACTGACCTTGGGCAGAGGTACTACGGAAGAAGATATCGACTATGTTCTAGAAGTATTGCCTCCGATCATTGAACGTCTGCGCAGTATGTCTCCATTGGCGGCTAACGCTGGCGCCATGCTAGCAAGCAATCCTTGCCAAAAATGTCGCTCCTAA